In Cryptomeria japonica chromosome 10, Sugi_1.0, whole genome shotgun sequence, a genomic segment contains:
- the LOC131034860 gene encoding LOW QUALITY PROTEIN: disease resistance protein RPV1 (The sequence of the model RefSeq protein was modified relative to this genomic sequence to represent the inferred CDS: deleted 2 bases in 1 codon), which yields MATSSNSARQSKYGPHNAFDGLRVILPDPAASDQQVYPTVNAFDSLKIAPPTPASTYTASSSGTKHLPYDVFINHHGGDSKHTVAKAIYNSLHSTGLRVFLDKDELKLGDFFPKTLEEAMLSAELHIAIFSEHYAQSPWCLAELAFMVKTGTKIIPVFYYVDPSTLRWAIQGKGIYADAFSNYEMKRRYSSEQLQQWKWALHEASFFTGDIITKQEDEQRVVKNVVNCVLREMNKVPLEVAKHPVGIDEAVHNFEKIRLQSGGLIQIVGIWGMGGSGKTTLAKKIFNDRRSVMDRSSFLFDLRDAAGKGLMVEKQKRLLEDLDFKDESFDNVDIGKGILESRLRSVSVLIILDDVDHTDQFDALLPAREKLGQRSLIVVTTRELDVLIAWGISAVYEMRPLNSIHAKQLFCWHAFLQPTPLPGFEDLVEKFLNACKGLPLSLKVLGAQLYGRSRKDYWQSQLNKISRILPADIKWRLKVSYDALDDEEKEMFLDAACFFIGERKSVAIAIWDGSGWSGLHGWEKLFNKCLVEIEDGGEIRMHDHLRDLGREVANRQAPYRLWSPQQCIQIHSQQEAIQIRGLVNAIDDNCYLGQGNIRICTSLGERSVALSSLGLKVFVGHGDFINQELGEISGELVWFQCVEFKHRNLPSLKKLKILKIFSSWSLENLWEHDTDAPVHLKELVIEKCERLREFPRSIGCLKNLKKIIIRPYHLSWLSALPQEFCNLQSLEHVEIRSCANLSSLPRNFGELTNLKHLNLNGCTALKMLPDSFKKLTRLEHLNLENCGELIIKSDVVENMRKLRYLNLTWCKKLEELRLPEVASLTNLYLKGTGLKQLPSNIFHLTKLTELAIGGEFLETLPSSLGNSSPLNKIEVRLCKKLESLSDSLQHLKCLKDLVIYGSGVKCLSISFIHLQSLEITDTPISELSFGLGCMLKTISLWSTEVSKISISEDSCPFLETLRLGNNKDLRDVETLPATLKSVSASQCNVLKDIRGVRCLKKLEELKIENCTELDGLPCFAELVSLENFTLKGSSKVKKIAGIQVLQTLHLMKFELQKCIKFEKIESFRCLKSLEVLKITDCQGLEALPGLSEITSLRIIQLKKCHKMEKIEDLGGLRSLETLEISDYPELEKIEGLGGLRSLKTLKISDCPELDRLPSLDESTSLQYFDLKMCHKLKKIESLGSLTSLDQLNIIDCPQLDGLPSLEDLTSLQFFDLKMCHKLKKVEGLEGLRKLLRLTISDCPELERLPSLEELISLRYLDLRMCQKLKEIEGLERLENLEVHSCLNVPSIVNLEHCQRLERLVVVAKDRSDVEPYISNIQKWPSEVIICTRVAVPNVSILDYPEGGLDAMAELIKWLEDVSLTCFIIDCVYPYLNIHIDCGIRSFDTELAEGKWLWMGVSTQGPPGLRYDPDEIWAYSENNQSRVKVKVEDAWSVMGEEGSIVEAFRQIFQS from the exons ATGGCAACCTCTTCAAACAGTGCTAGACAATCCAAGTATGGCCCTCACAATGCTTTTGATGGCCTAAGAGTTATCCTGCCAGATCCTGCTGCATCCGACCAACAAGTGTATCCTACAGTAAATGCTTTTGATAGCCTAAAAATCGCTCCACCTACTCCTGCTTCTACTTATACTGCATCCTCATCCGGAACGAAACACCTGCCCTATGATGTTTTTATTAATCATCATGGAGGAGATTCTAAACACACGGTGGCAAAGGCTATCTACAACTCCTTACATTCTACTGGACTTAGAGTATTTTTAGACAAAGATGAGCTGAAACTTGGAGATTTCTTTCCTAAAACTTTAGAAGAAGCCATGCTTAGTGCTGAACTTCATATAGCTATTTTTTCTGAGCATTATGCACAATCCCCCTGGTGTTTGGCCGAGTTGGCATTTATGGTGAAAACCGGCACCAAAATTATTCCAGTTTTCTATTATGTTGACCCGTCTACTTTAAGATGGGCGATTCAAGGAAAAGGAATATATGCAGATGCCTTCTCTAACTATGAAATGAAGAGAAGATACAGTTCGGAACAGCTTCAACAGTGGAAATGGGCACTCCATGAAGCCTCCTTTTTTACTGGCGACATCATTACGAAACAGGA GGACGAGCAGAGGGTGGTGAAGAATGTGGTGAATTGTGTGTTGAGAGAAATGAACAAGGTGCCATTAGAGGTTGCCAAGCATCCGGTGGGTATAGATGAAGCTGTGCataactttgaaaaaattagacTTCAATCTGGTGGCTTGATACAAATTGTAGGTATATGGGGCATGGGTGGCTCCGGCAAAACCACCCTcgcaaagaaaatatttaatgacaGACGCTCAGTCATGGATAGGTCAAGTTTCCTTTTTGATCTTCGAGATGCTGCAGGAAAAGGGCTGATGGTTGAGAAACAGAAAAGGCTTCTGGAGGACCTTGATTTCAAGGACGAATCCTTTGACAATGTAGACATAGGCAAAGGGATTCTTGAAAGCCGTTTGAGATCTGTATCTGTCCTTATCATTTTAGATGATGTGGATCATACAGATCAATTTGATGCTCTGTTGCCAGCACGGGAGAAACTTGGACAACGAAGTTTGATTGTTGTTACCACACGCGAGCTGGATGTTCTTATAGCATGGGGTATCTCTGCAGTTTATGAAATGAGACCTCTCAATTCCATTCATGCCAAGCAGCTCTTTTGTTGGCACGCATTCTTACAACCCACTCCACTGCCAGGATTCGAGGATCTTGTTGAGAAGTTCTTAAATGCTTGCAAAGGTCTGCCTTTGTCACTCAAGGTCTTAGGGGCACAGCTATATGGCAGATCTCGTAAAGATTATTGGCAGTCTCAATTAAATAAAATTTCCAGAATATTGCCGGCCGACATCAAATGGAGGCTCAAAGTGAGCTATGATGCCCTTGACGATGAAGAGAAAGAGATGTTCTTGGATGCAGCGTGCTTCTTCATTGGAGAGAGGAAAAGTGTGGCCATTGCAATATGGGACGGATCGGGGTGGAGTGGCCTGCATGGTTGGGAAAAGCTTTTCAATAAGTGTCTTGTTGAGATAGAGGATGGTGGAGAGATAAGAATGCATGATCATTTGAGGGATTTGGGAAGGGAAGTTGCAAACCGACAGGCACCTTATCGACTTTGGTCTCCACAGCAGTGTATCCAGATTCACTCTCAACAG GAAGCAATACAAATCCGAGGTTTGGTAAATGCAATTGATGACAATTGTTACCTTGGACAAGGgaatatcagaatatgcacaagCTTAGGAGAGCGTAGTGTCGCCCTATCTTCCCTTGGATTGAAGGTTTTTGTTGGTCATGGAGATTTCATTAATCAGGAACTTGGTGAAATATCAGGAGAGCTCGTCTGGTTTCAATGTGTTGAATTTAAGCACAGAAATCTTCCatctttgaaaaaattaaaaattttgaaaattttcagcAGTTGGAGCTTAGAAAATTTGTGGGAACACGATACGGAT GCTCCTGTGCATCTAAAAGAGTTGGTTATAGAGAAGTGCGAAAGATTGCGGGAATTTCCAAGGTCAATAGGATGTCTCAAGAATCTGAAAAAGATAATAATTCGTCCGTATCATTTAAGTTGGTTGAGCGCCCTTCCACAAGAATTTTGTAATCTCCAATCACTGGAGCACGTGGAGATACGAAGTTGTGCAAATCTGTCATCCCTGCCGAGAAATTTCGGCGAGTTGACAAATCTGAAACACCTGAATTTGAATGGTTGCACCGCATTGAAGATGTTACCAGATTCTTTTAAGAAGCTGACACGTCTGGAACATCTTAATTTAGAGAACTGCGGTGAGCTCATCATCAAGTCGGACGTAGTGGAAAACATGAGAAAGCTCAGGTATTTGAATCTTACTTGGTGCAAGAAATTAGAAGAGTTGCGCCTTCCAGAAGTGGCTTCCTTAACAAATCTCTATTTAAAAGGAACCGGCCTGAAGCAACTGCCAAGTAACATCTTTCATCTTACCAAGTTAACCGAGTTGGCAATAGGAGGTGAGTTCTTGGAAACCCTGCCAAGCTCTCTTGGAAATTCGTCCcccttaaacaaaattgaagtaagGCTTTGTAAGAAATTGGAATCTTTATCAGATTCGCTCCAACATCTTAAATGCTTAAAGGATTTGGTTATATACGGTTCAGGAGTGAAGTGTTTATCAATATCATTTATCCATCTTCAAAGTCTAGAAATAACAGATACTCCAATCAGCGAGTTGAGTTTTGGGTTAGGGTGCATGCTCAAGACAATAAGTTTATGGAGCACGGAAGTGTCCAAGATTTCAATTAGTGAAGATAGTTGTCCCTTTCTTGAGACTCTTCGCCTAGGCAATAATAAGGATTTAAGGGACGTGGAAACCCTGCCAGCAACATTGAAGAGCGTGTCTGCTAGTCAATGTAATGTTCTGAAGGACATCAGAGGTGTGCGTTGCTTGAAAAAACTTGAGGAGTTGAAGATAGAGAACTGTACAGAGTTAGACGGGCTTCCATGTTTTGCAGAATTAGTGTCTTTAGAAAATTTCACATTGAAAGGTAGCAGCAAGGTGAAGAAAATAGCTGGTATACAAGTCTTGCAAACTTTACATCTC ATGAAATTTGAATTGCAAAAATGTATCAAATTTGAGAAGATAGAAAGTTTTAGGTGTTTGAAATCACTGGAGGTGTTGAAGATAACTGACTGTCAAGGGTTGGAGGCACTTCCCGGTCTTTCAGAAATCACTTCCCTAAGAATAATTCAGTTGAAAAAATGCCACAAAATGgagaagatagaagatttaggtGGTTTGAGATCACTGGAGACCTTGGAAATTAGTGACTATCCAGAATTGGAGAAGATAGAAGGTTTAGGTGGTTTGAGATCACTGAAGACCTTGAAAATTAGTGACTGTCCAGAACTAGATAGGCTTCCAAGTCTTGATGAATCAACTTCTCTTCAatattttgatttgaaaatgtgccacaaatTGAAGAAGATAGAAAGTTTAGGAAGTTTGACATCATTGGATCAGCTGAACATTATTGACTGTCCACAATTAGACGGGCTTCCAAGCCTTGAAGATTTAACTTCTCTTCAATTTTTtgatttgaaaatgtgccacaaatTGAAAAAGGTAGAAGGTTTAGAAGGATTGAGAAAACTGTTGCGCCTGACTATTAGTGACTGTCCAGAGTTAGAGAGGCTTCCAAGTCTTGAAGAATTAATTTCTCTTAGATATCTTGATTTGAGAATGTGCCAGAAATTGAAGGAAATAGAAGGCTTAGAACGATTGGAGAATTTGGAGGTACATTCCTGCCTGAATGTGCCGTCTATAGTCAACCTGGAGCATTGTCAAAGATTGGAGAGGCTGGTAGTCGTAGCAAAGGACAGATCAGATGTTGAACCATATATCAGTAACATACAG AAATGGCCCAGCGAAGTGATAATATGCACGAGGGTAGCAGTGCCAAATGTCTCTATTCTTGACTATCCCGAAGGGGGATTAGATGCAATGGCAGAATTGATCAAGTGGCTGGAGGATGTCAGTCTGACATGTTTTATTATAGATTGTGTTTATCCTTATTTAAACATCCATATAGATTGTGGCATAAGATCTTTTGATACCGAATTGGCGGAGGGAAAATGGTTATGGATGGGCGTCTCCACACAAGGCCCCCCCGGGCTTCGATATGACCCAGACGAAATTTGGGCATACAGCGAAAATAACCAAAGCAGGGTGAAGGTAAAAGTGGAAGACGCATGGTCAGTGATGGGCGAAGAGGGCAGCATAGTAGAGGCTTT